From the genome of Oncorhynchus gorbuscha isolate QuinsamMale2020 ecotype Even-year linkage group LG18, OgorEven_v1.0, whole genome shotgun sequence:
ctcccacctctcctctcactcctcctccctcttccctcccctccactacccctcctcccaccccctccctcttctctcccctccactacccgtcctcccacccctcctccctcttctctcccatccactacccctcctcccacccctcctcccacctctgCTCCCTCTTCCCTCGCCTCCACTacccctcctcccacccctcctcctcttctctctcccctacactacccctcctcccacctctcctctcacccctcctccctattCCCTCGACCTCCActacccctcctctcacccctgctCCCTCTTCCCTCGACCTCCACTacccctcctcccacccctcctccctcttccctcccctccactacccctcctcccacccctcctccctcttctctcccctccactacccctcctcccacctctcctctcacccctcctccctattCCCTCGACCTCCActacccctcctctcacccctgctccctcttccctcgcctccactacccctcctcccacccctgctccctcttccctcccctccactacccctcctcccacctctcctctcactcctcctccctcttccctcgacctccactacccctcctcccacccgtcctccctcttctctcccctccactacccctcctccctcctctcctccctcttccctcgacctccactacccctcctctcacccctgctccctcttccctcccctccactacccctcctcccacctctcccctacccctgctccctcttccctcgcctccactacccctcttcccacctctcctccctcttccctcccctccactacccctccccccacccctcctcccttatctcctcccctccactacccatcctcccacctctcctctcaccccacctccctattccctcaacctccactacccctcctcccacctctcctccctcttccctcccctccactacccctcctcccacccctcctcccttctctcctcccctccactacctatcctcccacctctcctctcaccccgcCTCCCTATTCCCTCGACCTCCActacccctcctctcacccctcctccctcttttctcccctccactacccctcctctcacccctgctccctcttccctcgcctccactacccctcctcccacccctcctccctcttctctcccctccactacccctccactacccctcctcccacctctcctctcacccctcctccctcttccctcgacctccactacccctcctcccacctctcctcccacccctcctccctcttctctcccctccactacccctcctcccacctctcctctcacccctcctccctctttcctcgaCCTCCACTACCCCTCCACTacccctcctcccacctctcatccctcttccctcccctccactacccctccactacccctcctcccacctctcctccctcttccctcccctccactacccCTCCTATCACCCctgccccctcttccctcccctctactacccctccttCCACCCctgctccctcttccctccccttcacTACCCATCCTCCCACCTCGCCCCTACCCATGCTCCCTCTTCCCTCGCCTCCActacccctcctcccttctctcctcccctcccctccactacccctcctcccttctctcctcccctccactacccctcctcccttctctcctcccctccactacccctcctcccttctctcctcccctccactacccctccttccttctctcctcccctccactacccctcctcccttctctcctcccctccactacccctcctcccttctctcctcccctccactacccctcttcCCTTCACTCCTACCTGagtttcctcccctccttcctcacattctcccctcctcctccctagcCTAGCAGACAAAGGAGAACCAATGATTTAAGCTGCCAATGTGTGTCTGCTCtagtggatgtgtgtgctttgtttGAGCTGGatgatatgtttgtgtgtgtgcgtgcgtgtgtgcgtgcgtgtgtgtgtgcgtgtgtgtgtgtgtgtgtgtgtgtgtgcgtgcgtgcgtgcgtgtgcgtgcgtgtgtgtgtgtgtgtgagtgcatgtcaGCTCTGGTGTTGCTGTGTGAGCTTTGTTTGAGCTGGAGGATGCTCAATGAGACGTGGAGAGTGTCATTTCTCAGGCCCGTTCCCCGAGGCCGTGAGGGAGAAAAGGGGAAAATGAAATGTAGCAAACAGACTGTTCAATTAGGGGCAGAATGGAATGGTGTGAAATTACCTCCAAATGAAAGCCTCTATTATAGATGCTTGGGGGGCTGGTGCTTGTGGGGGCTGGTGGTGCTGTTGGGGCTGGTGCTTGTGGGGGCTGGTGGTGCTGTTGGGGCTGGTGGTGCTGTTGGGGCTGGTGGTGCTGTTGGGGCTGGTGGTGCTGTTGGGGCTGGTGGTGCTGTTGAGGCTGTTGAGGCTGGTGGTGCTGTTGGGGCTGgtggtgctgttggggctgttgAGGCTGGTGGTGCTGTTGGGGTTGGTGGTGCTGCTGAGGCTGgtggtgctgttggggctgttgGTGCTGTTAGGGCTGGTGGTGCTGTTGGGGTTGGTGGTGCTGTTGGGGCTGGTGGTGCTGTTGGGGCTGGTGGTGCTGTCGGGGCTGTTGAGGCTGGTGGTGCTATTAGGGCTGTGGGGGCTGGTGGTGCTGTTGAGCCTGGTGGTGCTCTTAGGGCTGGTGGTGCTGTTAGGGCTGTTGAGGTTGGTGGTGCTGTTGGGGTTGgtggtgctgttggggctgtgggGGCTACCTGCCTGCTAGGCGAGCTGTGCGTATGTGTGGATACTGAAACAGCAATAGAGATGTGGTACTACACATCTTGTGGTTGTGACATAAAACAACAATATGAATCTGAATAGTTCAGAAGGAGAAAACATCATTACATGGTGGGTTTCTATCTGTCTGGATTGGATCTTTGTAGAGTACATTCCATCATTATATACTGGGTTTCTATCTGTCTGGATTGGATCTTTGTAGAGTACATCCCATCATTATATGCTGGGTTTCTATCTGTCTGGATTGGATCTTTGTAGAGTACATTCCATCATTATATGCTGGGTTTCTCTATCTGTCTGGATTGGATCTTTGTAGAGTACATTCCATCATTATATGCTGGGTTTCTATCTGTCTGGATTGGATCTTTGTAGAGTACATTACATCATTATATGCTGGGTTTCTCTATCTGTCTGGATTGGATCTTTGTAGAGTACATTCCATCATTATATGCTGGGTTTCTCTATCTGTCTGGATTGGATCTTTGTAGAGTACATTCCATCATTATATGCTGGGTTTCTCTATCTGTCTGGATTGGATCTTTGTAGAGTACATTACTTGAGACAGAACACATCCCACAAGGGCCACTAATATAACAAATGATGCAGGAAGACTCTGTTTTCATATGTTATTAACTATGTGGACCCTGTGTATTGTTTAAACACAACGTACAGTATATTATCACCGTGCTAAGAACATGGCAGGTGTGAAAATTGGGAAAAGTCATTCGGAATTCACCAAAGCTAGGATTCTACATAAAATGATGATGATTCTTTTTTTTTATCACTCTGGGAACTCTGTTGCGTTCCACTCCAATTCCACCCTTGATTATCGCTGGAAACTGACAAATGACTCAGATCTCTCCTCCTGAGAAGAGGAGCAGCCAGATCATTAAAATGAGACGTCTGGTTCACCCAGGTCCCCTTCCCAGTGTGCTGTGGCAGCCAATCTAAGCCATACATCATCAGTTAAAGGTTAAAGAACAAAATCCTGTTCAAACAATGGGCCGGACGAAAGGCCACATGTAAGTAATTGTACACTGGTCTCTTCTCTTGCTTCACACAATAAGAAGAGGGACGTAGCAATTAGTCAAGATCTCTGGGTGTAAATCCCTAGGTTTGTTATCCTTGATGTGGTGTGAAAGATATGGAGACAGTAAAGGAAATtgagcttgtctgtctgtctgtctgtctgtctgtctgtctgtctgtctgtctgtctgtctgtctgtctgtctgtctgtctgtctgtctgtctgtctgtctgtctgtctgtctgtctgtctgtctgtctgtctgtctgtctgtctgtctgtctgtctgactgactgactgactgactgactg
Proteins encoded in this window:
- the LOC124004204 gene encoding putative protein TPRXL, which codes for MVMMLVIVMTMMLVEAGSPHSPNSTTNPNSTTNLNSPNSTTSPKSTTRLNSTTSPHSPNSTTSLNSPDSTTSPNSTTSPNSTTNPNSTTSPNSTNSPNSTTSLSSTTNPNSTTSLNSPNSTTSPNSTTSLNSLNSTTSPNSTTSPNSTTSPNSTTSPNSTTSPHKHQPQQHHQPPQAPAPQASIIEAFIWR